In Flavobacterium gelatinilyticum, a genomic segment contains:
- a CDS encoding glyoxalase: protein MTDRDTYLREFRGETLGTVSAQSSPDEIFQNQTIRPILKLQNDLFIAVFANYVNKNKPDFYSYSVEKKLQTIENSIQKDIKFRNSLKGIVMALFTIEEYNTYIQNSSDLNKRMMNLLIERLKSQVQLFEVESN, encoded by the coding sequence ATGACAGATAGAGACACTTATTTAAGAGAATTCAGAGGCGAAACTTTAGGAACCGTAAGTGCTCAATCTTCACCGGATGAGATCTTTCAGAACCAGACAATCAGGCCTATTTTAAAACTGCAGAATGATTTGTTTATCGCGGTTTTTGCTAATTATGTAAATAAAAACAAACCTGATTTTTATTCCTATTCGGTTGAAAAGAAACTGCAGACAATCGAGAATTCTATTCAGAAAGATATAAAGTTCAGAAATTCCCTAAAAGGAATTGTAATGGCGCTTTTTACAATAGAAGAATACAATACGTACATTCAAAATTCTTCTGATTTAAACAAAAGGATGATGAATTTACTGATTGAAAGATTAAAAAGTCAGGTGCAGTTGTTTGAAGTAGAATCTAATTAA
- a CDS encoding isopenicillin N synthase family dioxygenase, translating into MQNIPSVDLRDFLSDDPKRKQKFVNEIGSAFENIGFVALKGHFLDDQLVDELYGEIRKFFALPVETKHNYEIPGIGGQRGYVSFGKEHAKGRKEGDLKEFWHFGQYVDKDSKWASEYPDNVEVKELPRFNAVGKEAYQKLEKTGIYVLRALALHLGLDEFYFDEYAKEGNSILRPIHYPPITSEPENAIRAAAHGDINLITLLMGAQGKGLQVQNHDGEWIDAIAADDELVINVGDMLSRHTNNKLKSTIHQVVNPPRELWGTSRYSIPFFMHPVSDMRLDCLENCIDDENPKKYEDISAGEFLHERLVELGLIKK; encoded by the coding sequence ATGCAAAACATTCCTAGTGTAGACTTACGTGATTTCCTTTCGGACGACCCGAAACGTAAACAAAAATTTGTAAATGAAATCGGCAGTGCATTTGAAAACATTGGCTTCGTTGCCTTAAAAGGTCATTTTTTAGATGATCAGCTGGTAGACGAATTGTATGGTGAAATTAGAAAATTTTTCGCCTTGCCAGTAGAAACTAAGCATAATTATGAAATTCCCGGAATTGGCGGACAAAGAGGTTATGTTTCTTTTGGAAAAGAGCATGCCAAAGGTCGTAAAGAAGGGGATTTAAAGGAATTTTGGCATTTTGGCCAGTATGTTGACAAGGATTCAAAATGGGCTTCTGAGTATCCTGACAATGTAGAAGTTAAAGAACTTCCTCGTTTTAACGCGGTTGGAAAAGAAGCGTATCAAAAATTGGAGAAAACGGGTATTTATGTTTTAAGAGCTTTGGCTTTGCATCTTGGCTTAGATGAGTTTTATTTTGATGAATATGCAAAAGAAGGAAACTCTATTTTAAGACCAATTCATTACCCTCCAATTACTTCTGAGCCGGAAAACGCTATTCGTGCCGCAGCTCACGGCGACATTAATCTTATCACTTTATTGATGGGGGCTCAGGGTAAAGGATTACAGGTTCAAAATCATGACGGTGAATGGATTGATGCCATTGCAGCCGATGATGAGCTGGTAATTAATGTTGGTGATATGTTATCAAGACATACCAATAACAAATTAAAATCGACGATTCATCAGGTGGTTAATCCGCCAAGGGAATTATGGGGAACTTCTCGTTATTCTATTCCGTTTTTTATGCACCCGGTAAGCGATATGCGTCTGGATTGTTTAGAAAATTGTATCGATGACGAAAATCCTAAAAAATATGAAGATATTTCTGCGGGCGAGTTTTTACACGAACGCTTGGTAGAATTAGGTTTAATTAAAAAATAA
- a CDS encoding DUF6155 family protein, with product MSKRDLKKYLTGLTKEQLEEQLVELYEKFSPVKVYYDFVFNPKEDKLLQESKVKISHEYFPIKKPNAKWRPKAKMRRSVAQKIIKHFISLGVDSFIIADLMLYNIEIAQTYSENNLIKQELFYKSMFNSFEQAVNFLISNGIFHEFKARVQAVYQETLQQKWKNRYDFEAILEKTDF from the coding sequence ATGAGCAAACGCGATTTAAAAAAATATCTAACCGGACTTACCAAAGAACAGCTCGAAGAGCAGCTTGTCGAACTGTACGAAAAATTCAGTCCTGTAAAAGTGTATTATGATTTTGTTTTTAACCCAAAAGAAGACAAACTTCTGCAGGAAAGCAAGGTAAAAATTTCACACGAGTATTTTCCCATTAAAAAACCAAATGCAAAATGGCGTCCAAAAGCCAAAATGCGTCGTTCTGTAGCTCAAAAAATCATCAAACATTTCATTTCTTTAGGCGTTGACTCGTTTATCATAGCCGATTTGATGCTCTATAACATCGAAATTGCGCAGACTTACTCAGAAAATAATTTAATTAAACAGGAATTGTTTTACAAGAGTATGTTTAATTCTTTTGAGCAAGCTGTTAATTTTTTAATTTCTAACGGAATTTTTCACGAATTTAAAGCAAGAGTTCAGGCAGTTTACCAAGAAACTTTGCAGCAAAAATGGAAAAACAGGTATGATTTTGAAGCAATTCTGGAAAAAACAGACTTTTAA
- a CDS encoding DUF3817 domain-containing protein, with amino-acid sequence MLKIFKITAILEGISYLVLFANMLFIKTNNPELYHTLLRPLGMTHGVLFIGYILLAFLLKKSQNWDLKTFAIILIASLIPFGTFYVEKKYL; translated from the coding sequence ATGCTCAAGATTTTTAAAATTACTGCCATTTTAGAAGGAATTTCATACCTGGTTTTATTTGCAAATATGCTTTTTATCAAAACCAATAATCCGGAACTTTATCATACACTTCTTCGTCCGCTTGGAATGACACACGGTGTTTTATTTATTGGTTACATTCTTTTAGCCTTTTTATTGAAAAAATCTCAAAACTGGGATCTTAAAACTTTTGCCATTATACTTATTGCTTCTCTTATTCCGTTTGGAACTTTTTATGTAGAGAAAAAGTATCTATAA
- a CDS encoding DUF4265 domain-containing protein yields MIATDDLFYAEFDEEEKRFVYKETIENSGNSIVQVVILEKGFDNEIIREKLKAINCLSEGLNDTFISVEVVRDVDYSLVRSVLGEYESEGIMQYAEPCLSDKHRTDLLKN; encoded by the coding sequence TTGATCGCTACAGACGATTTATTTTATGCCGAATTTGATGAAGAAGAAAAACGTTTTGTTTATAAAGAAACTATCGAAAATTCCGGTAATTCAATTGTTCAGGTTGTAATTCTTGAAAAAGGATTCGATAACGAAATTATCAGGGAAAAATTAAAAGCCATAAATTGTTTATCAGAAGGATTGAACGATACATTTATTTCTGTTGAAGTGGTGCGGGATGTCGATTATTCTTTGGTACGAAGTGTACTGGGAGAATATGAATCAGAAGGAATTATGCAATATGCAGAGCCATGTCTTTCAGATAAACACCGAACAGATTTATTAAAAAACTAG
- a CDS encoding translation initiation factor, protein MDLKDQLKNLFPEHVESNEPEEIQDEEHVLYVQKEPMICKFEKRKGKPTTIIEGYEGSDEDFKVLAKEIKTKLSVGGTFKDDSIIIQGDYRDKIMDILKEKGFKTKRVGG, encoded by the coding sequence ATGGATTTAAAAGATCAGTTAAAAAACTTATTTCCGGAACACGTTGAATCAAACGAACCTGAGGAAATTCAGGACGAAGAACATGTATTATATGTTCAGAAAGAGCCTATGATTTGCAAATTTGAAAAGCGAAAAGGAAAACCAACCACGATTATCGAAGGTTACGAAGGATCTGACGAAGATTTCAAAGTCCTTGCCAAAGAAATTAAAACCAAATTAAGCGTTGGCGGTACTTTTAAAGACGATTCAATCATTATTCAGGGTGATTACCGCGATAAAATTATGGACATCTTAAAGGAAAAAGGATTTAAAACAAAACGTGTAGGCGGATAA
- a CDS encoding nucleoside phosphorylase: MIQSSELILNPDGSVYHLNLRPEHIAHDIIFVGDQNRVEKITQFFDSIEFSTQKREFKTQTGIYKGKRISVMSTGIGPDNIDIVVNELDALVNIDLETRQPKEKLTSLNIIRIGTSGSLQADIPVDSFVMSKFGLGLDNMLRSYLIDEVSNIALEDAFINHTNWDSKKGRPYAIACSEKLEKLIESDQIFKGITATAGGFYGPQGRVLRLNIQDEELNSKMDNFGFNNERITNLEMETAAIYGLSSLLGHNALSLNAIIANRASGTFSKDPYKAVDELITYTLNKLAER, from the coding sequence ATGATACAATCATCAGAATTAATACTCAATCCGGACGGGAGTGTTTATCACTTAAACCTTCGTCCTGAGCATATTGCCCACGACATTATATTTGTAGGCGATCAGAACCGCGTGGAAAAAATCACTCAGTTTTTTGACTCAATCGAGTTTTCTACTCAAAAAAGAGAATTTAAAACCCAGACAGGAATTTACAAAGGCAAAAGAATCTCGGTTATGTCAACCGGAATTGGGCCTGACAATATTGATATTGTGGTTAACGAACTGGACGCTTTGGTTAATATCGATTTAGAAACGCGCCAGCCAAAAGAAAAGTTAACTTCTTTAAATATTATCAGAATTGGAACTTCGGGGTCTTTGCAGGCAGATATTCCTGTAGACAGTTTTGTAATGTCTAAATTTGGATTGGGATTAGATAATATGCTTCGCTCCTATTTAATCGACGAAGTTTCAAATATCGCCCTTGAAGATGCCTTTATTAATCATACGAACTGGGATAGCAAAAAAGGGAGACCGTATGCGATTGCCTGTTCTGAAAAATTAGAAAAGCTAATCGAATCTGACCAGATTTTTAAAGGAATTACCGCTACGGCCGGAGGATTCTACGGACCTCAGGGACGTGTTTTACGTTTAAATATTCAGGATGAAGAATTAAACAGTAAAATGGATAATTTTGGTTTTAATAACGAAAGAATTACTAATTTAGAGATGGAAACGGCAGCAATTTATGGACTTTCTTCGCTTTTAGGACATAATGCCTTATCTTTAAATGCAATTATTGCCAATCGTGCATCCGGGACTTTTAGTAAAGATCCTTATAAAGCGGTTGATGAGTTGATTACTTATACATTAAACAAACTGGCAGAAAGGTAA
- a CDS encoding mechanosensitive ion channel family protein produces MHTLLDKIFNFLYPLFRDWGMSRNFASYISLIFNIAIMLVLAYGIYYIAKFVLVTLTAIFAQRTKTKFDDYLIHNKTTKYTAYLIPFFFIYKAVPIILDKYEYWELMFGKIVGVYIVLITLWIIRTIFNALRDYLKQKPEYSDKPIDSFVQVIMIVLWIFGVAMIISTLFGMKTGELLAILGTLSAIIILIFRDTILGFVSSVQVAINDMVRIGDWITMDKFGADGDVIEINLTTVKVRNFDNTITTIPTYSLSSDSFQNWRGMQKSNGRRIKRHILIKSSSIRFLNNDDLNHLKRVQLITSYIETRQAEIEKYNETRGIDKSLSLNGRNMTNLGLFRKYVMQYLTDHPGLNKDMHIMCRQLQSTAHGVPLEIYVFSSDKRWANYEYIMSDIFDHIMASVIYFDLEIFELPSQISILDK; encoded by the coding sequence ATGCATACTCTTTTGGATAAAATATTCAATTTTTTATACCCCCTTTTCAGGGATTGGGGCATGAGCCGCAATTTTGCGTCCTATATCAGCCTAATTTTCAATATTGCCATTATGCTGGTATTAGCATATGGTATTTACTATATCGCCAAATTTGTTTTGGTTACGCTGACAGCGATTTTTGCGCAGCGAACCAAAACAAAGTTTGACGATTATTTAATACACAACAAAACCACAAAATACACGGCCTATCTAATTCCGTTTTTCTTTATTTATAAAGCGGTTCCTATTATTCTCGATAAATACGAATACTGGGAGCTGATGTTTGGGAAAATTGTGGGGGTTTACATTGTTTTAATCACGTTATGGATCATTAGAACCATATTTAATGCTTTACGTGATTATTTAAAACAAAAACCGGAATACAGTGATAAACCTATTGACAGTTTTGTTCAGGTAATTATGATTGTGCTCTGGATTTTTGGGGTTGCCATGATTATTTCGACTTTATTCGGAATGAAAACGGGTGAATTACTGGCAATTCTGGGGACACTTTCGGCAATTATTATCTTGATTTTCAGAGATACAATTCTTGGTTTTGTATCGAGTGTTCAGGTTGCAATTAACGATATGGTTCGTATTGGAGACTGGATTACGATGGATAAATTTGGTGCGGATGGTGATGTAATCGAAATTAACCTGACAACGGTAAAAGTTCGAAACTTCGACAATACCATTACGACAATTCCAACTTATTCGCTGAGTTCTGATTCTTTTCAGAATTGGCGCGGTATGCAGAAATCCAACGGAAGACGAATTAAAAGACATATATTGATTAAAAGCAGCAGTATCAGGTTTCTTAATAATGACGATTTGAATCATTTAAAAAGAGTACAGCTGATTACCTCGTATATTGAAACCCGACAAGCCGAAATTGAAAAATACAATGAGACCAGAGGAATTGATAAATCGCTTTCGCTTAACGGTCGAAATATGACCAATTTAGGCTTGTTTCGAAAGTATGTTATGCAATATCTAACGGATCATCCGGGTTTAAACAAAGACATGCATATTATGTGCCGCCAGCTGCAGTCTACTGCGCACGGTGTTCCATTAGAAATTTATGTCTTTTCTAGCGATAAACGCTGGGCAAACTACGAATATATAATGTCTGATATCTTCGATCACATTATGGCTTCAGTAATTTATTTTGACCTCGAAATCTTCGAACTTCCATCACAGATTAGCATTCTGGATAAATAA
- a CDS encoding VOC family protein: MFLRVARHTNDLEKIEIFYVDVLGFERLGGFQKHNKYDGVFIGKSGLDWHFEFTKSDVSAKHTFDEDDAIVLYPKTVADYDQLLNKLKKYNIASVTAVNPFWNENGTMIQDPDGYRIVISPLKAVISEIE; this comes from the coding sequence ATGTTTTTAAGAGTGGCACGGCATACCAATGATTTGGAGAAAATTGAAATTTTTTATGTAGATGTCCTCGGTTTTGAACGTTTGGGAGGTTTTCAGAAGCATAATAAATACGATGGTGTATTTATTGGAAAATCAGGACTCGACTGGCATTTTGAGTTTACAAAATCTGACGTGTCCGCAAAACATACCTTTGATGAAGATGATGCGATAGTTTTATATCCAAAAACGGTTGCAGATTACGATCAATTATTAAATAAATTAAAAAAATACAATATTGCTTCTGTAACGGCAGTAAATCCTTTTTGGAATGAGAACGGAACCATGATTCAGGATCCGGACGGTTACAGAATCGTAATATCACCCTTAAAAGCTGTAATCAGCGAAATTGAATAA
- a CDS encoding alpha-ketoacid dehydrogenase subunit alpha/beta, translated as MIFYRQNLTDEKLLDLYKKILKPRLIEEKMLILIRQGKVSKWFSGIGQEAIAVGVTAVLDDSEYVLPMHRNLGVFTTRNIPLHRLFSQWQGKANGFTKGRDRSFHFGTQEYNIIGMISHLGPQLGIADGIALADKLQNNKKVTAVFTGEGATSEGDFHEALNIASVWKLPVMFVIENNGYGLSTPTNEQYACENLADKGIGYGIESWIIDGNNILEVYNKLSKLKEEMQENPHPVLLEFKTFRMRGHEEASGTKYVPQDLMDQWELRDPVTNYRKYLTEIGVLTAELDEQFHNEIKQEIDENWAMANAEPEIEPTYSGELDDVYKPYEHEEFTAESSGANIRFIDAVRNSLSESMQRHKNLVIMGQDIAEYGGAFKITDGFVEFFGKDRVRNTPICESAVVSTAMGLSINKYKVIVEMQFADFVSTGFNPIVNLLAKSHYRWGENADVVVRMPCGGGTQAGPFHSQTNEAWFTKTPGLKVVYPAFPYDAKGLLNTAINDPNPVLFFEHKQLYRSIYQDVPTDYYTIPFGKAAVLKEGKDVTIITFGAPVHWALETLANNPEISADLIDLRTLQPLDTETIFASVKKTGKAIIYQEDTLFGGIASDISALIMENCFEYLDGPVKRVASLDSPIPFTKALEDQFLAKNRFEQVLFDLLKY; from the coding sequence ATGATCTTTTACAGACAAAACCTTACTGATGAAAAATTATTAGATTTATATAAAAAAATCCTGAAACCGCGTTTGATCGAAGAAAAAATGCTCATTTTGATTCGTCAGGGCAAGGTATCTAAATGGTTTTCGGGAATAGGGCAGGAAGCTATTGCAGTGGGTGTTACCGCTGTTTTAGACGATTCTGAGTACGTTTTACCAATGCACCGAAACCTGGGGGTTTTTACAACCAGAAATATTCCGCTGCATCGTCTTTTCTCGCAATGGCAGGGAAAAGCAAACGGTTTTACAAAAGGCCGTGACAGAAGTTTTCACTTCGGAACACAAGAATACAATATTATAGGAATGATTTCGCATTTGGGACCGCAGTTAGGAATTGCTGACGGAATTGCCCTTGCGGATAAACTGCAGAACAATAAAAAAGTTACAGCCGTTTTTACCGGAGAAGGGGCAACCAGTGAAGGTGATTTTCATGAAGCTTTAAATATTGCCTCAGTCTGGAAACTGCCGGTTATGTTTGTAATCGAAAATAACGGGTACGGACTTTCTACACCGACAAACGAGCAGTATGCCTGCGAAAATTTGGCCGATAAAGGAATTGGGTACGGAATTGAAAGCTGGATTATTGACGGAAATAATATCCTTGAAGTTTATAATAAATTATCTAAGTTAAAAGAAGAAATGCAGGAGAACCCGCATCCGGTTTTATTAGAATTTAAAACATTCAGGATGCGCGGACATGAAGAGGCGAGCGGTACCAAATATGTTCCTCAGGATTTAATGGATCAATGGGAACTTAGGGATCCGGTTACGAATTACAGAAAATATCTGACTGAAATTGGTGTTCTTACTGCCGAATTAGACGAGCAGTTTCACAACGAAATCAAGCAGGAAATCGATGAAAACTGGGCAATGGCAAATGCAGAACCGGAAATCGAACCAACTTACAGCGGAGAATTAGATGATGTTTATAAACCATATGAACATGAAGAATTTACAGCAGAGTCATCCGGAGCAAATATTCGTTTTATTGATGCTGTTAGAAATAGTTTAAGCGAATCAATGCAGCGTCATAAAAACCTTGTGATTATGGGGCAGGATATTGCCGAATACGGCGGTGCCTTTAAAATCACGGATGGATTTGTTGAATTTTTTGGAAAAGACCGCGTACGAAATACACCAATCTGCGAAAGTGCTGTCGTATCGACTGCTATGGGATTGTCTATCAATAAATACAAAGTCATTGTCGAAATGCAGTTCGCTGATTTTGTTTCGACAGGTTTTAATCCAATTGTAAATTTACTGGCCAAATCACATTATCGCTGGGGCGAAAATGCCGATGTTGTGGTTCGTATGCCTTGCGGGGGCGGTACTCAGGCGGGACCGTTTCATTCGCAGACGAACGAAGCCTGGTTTACCAAAACTCCGGGATTAAAAGTAGTATATCCGGCGTTTCCTTACGATGCAAAAGGGTTATTGAATACGGCAATCAACGATCCGAATCCGGTTTTATTCTTTGAACATAAACAATTGTACAGAAGTATTTATCAGGATGTTCCAACAGATTATTATACAATTCCTTTTGGAAAAGCAGCAGTTTTGAAAGAAGGAAAAGATGTTACCATTATTACTTTTGGAGCTCCGGTTCACTGGGCTTTAGAAACATTGGCCAATAATCCTGAAATAAGCGCTGATTTAATCGACTTAAGAACATTACAGCCGCTTGATACTGAAACGATTTTTGCATCGGTAAAAAAGACCGGAAAAGCGATTATTTATCAGGAAGATACTTTGTTTGGCGGGATTGCCAGCGATATTTCGGCTTTAATTATGGAAAACTGTTTCGAATATCTGGATGGGCCAGTTAAAAGAGTTGCCAGCTTAGATTCGCCAATTCCGTTTACAAAAGCGCTGGAAGATCAGTTTTTAGCAAAAAACAGATTTGAGCAGGTTTTATTTGATCTGCTCAAATACTAA